The following coding sequences are from one Bifidobacterium sp. window:
- a CDS encoding MarR family winged helix-turn-helix transcriptional regulator, which produces MTFADDAYRDLIQYAAKKHSEMMERMSRDMKGEPFVLTQLGHHGTMTPSELAAGLGSSSARISAVLASLEKKGLITRDIDREDRRNILVSLTDEGRAQGQKRHEEMHSAICWIFEQMGERKTKQFIKLTKEFTIYTTLCEPGKPRPSAKEIEQAFHQSTRTTVPKSI; this is translated from the coding sequence ATGACATTTGCTGATGACGCTTATCGAGACCTCATCCAATATGCCGCCAAAAAACATTCGGAAATGATGGAACGCATGAGCCGTGACATGAAAGGCGAGCCTTTTGTGCTTACCCAACTCGGTCATCATGGCACTATGACTCCTTCCGAGCTCGCTGCTGGACTCGGTAGCAGCTCTGCGCGTATCAGTGCAGTTCTTGCATCTTTGGAGAAAAAGGGTCTTATTACACGCGACATAGATCGAGAGGACAGACGAAATATCCTCGTGTCACTTACAGATGAAGGTAGGGCACAAGGACAGAAACGGCATGAAGAAATGCATTCGGCTATATGCTGGATTTTTGAGCAGATGGGCGAACGTAAAACTAAGCAATTCATCAAGTTGACTAAGGAATTCACTATTTATACGACTCTGTGTGAACCTGGAAAGCCTCGACCTTCTGCAAAGGAGATTGAGCAAGCTTTTCATCAATCAACTCGCACTACAGTGCCAAAAAGCATCTAG
- a CDS encoding ABC transporter ATP-binding protein → MVRICKYLSKMEITQLLLALVFIVAQVWFDLKLPDYMSDITQMVEQPGTQMSSVWTAGGKMLMVSLGSMACTVITGFIVARVAASFTQRIRSLQFAKVESFSTAELNKFSTPSLITRSTNDITQIQMFITMGLMMLVRAPIMAVWAVLKIAGKGFEWTLATGIAVAVLMIAIGILMVLVIPKFRSMQKLTDNINLVARENLVGVRVVRAYNAEDYQENKFEKANNDLTDTQLFTTRSMALLMPLMNTVMNGLMLAVYWIGAYLIEAASLGDKLTVFSNMVVFSSYSVQVIMAFLLMSMVFVLLPRADVSAQRVLEVLDTEPSIIDGTRTQGVEGHAGSVEFRDVSFAYPDAQDNVLEHVNFSVSKGQTMAFIGSTGSGKTTLLNLLMRFYDPSSGVVSVDGVDIREYQLKALRSKIGYVPQQSVMFRGTVRSNVAYGGKATKDTSTEQTLEDVKHASSVAQATEFVEQLPESYEAPVAQGGSNFSGGQKQRLSIARAVWSKPEILVFDDSFSALDFKTDREVRDALAKNAADSTMLIVAQRIGTIMDADQIMVLDEGKVVGLGTHKELLNTCAVYKQIAQSQLSEKELTA, encoded by the coding sequence GTGGTTCGTATATGTAAGTATCTCTCGAAGATGGAAATAACCCAGTTGCTCCTAGCACTGGTGTTCATCGTCGCCCAAGTTTGGTTTGACCTTAAGCTGCCCGATTACATGTCGGATATCACACAGATGGTCGAACAACCTGGTACACAGATGTCCTCTGTGTGGACCGCCGGTGGCAAAATGCTCATGGTCTCTCTAGGCTCAATGGCTTGCACCGTCATCACCGGTTTCATCGTTGCTCGTGTTGCGGCATCCTTTACCCAGCGGATTCGCTCATTGCAATTTGCCAAAGTGGAATCCTTCTCAACAGCCGAACTGAATAAATTCTCTACACCGAGCCTCATCACCCGTTCCACCAACGACATTACACAAATTCAAATGTTTATCACCATGGGTTTGATGATGCTCGTTAGAGCCCCAATTATGGCTGTTTGGGCGGTACTAAAGATTGCTGGCAAAGGTTTCGAGTGGACCTTGGCCACGGGCATAGCCGTTGCAGTATTAATGATTGCTATCGGCATACTGATGGTACTGGTTATCCCCAAATTCCGCAGTATGCAGAAACTCACGGATAACATCAATCTCGTTGCCCGCGAGAACCTCGTTGGTGTACGTGTAGTTCGAGCCTATAACGCAGAGGACTATCAGGAGAACAAGTTCGAGAAGGCCAACAACGATCTGACAGACACACAGCTATTTACCACCCGCTCCATGGCATTACTCATGCCGCTGATGAACACCGTCATGAATGGTCTGATGCTCGCAGTCTATTGGATTGGCGCTTATCTCATTGAGGCAGCATCTCTTGGAGATAAACTGACAGTTTTTTCGAATATGGTGGTGTTCTCGAGTTACTCAGTGCAGGTCATTATGGCATTCCTGTTGATGAGCATGGTATTTGTACTGCTCCCGCGAGCAGATGTGTCTGCGCAACGCGTTCTGGAAGTTCTAGACACTGAACCAAGCATTATCGACGGCACTCGGACTCAAGGTGTCGAAGGGCACGCTGGCTCCGTTGAATTCCGCGATGTAAGCTTCGCGTATCCTGACGCTCAAGACAATGTGCTTGAACATGTGAATTTCTCGGTGAGCAAGGGCCAAACCATGGCTTTCATCGGCTCTACCGGCTCAGGTAAAACCACATTGCTCAATCTCTTGATGAGATTCTATGATCCAAGTTCAGGTGTAGTTAGTGTTGACGGTGTTGATATTCGCGAATACCAACTCAAGGCTCTTCGAAGCAAAATCGGTTATGTCCCCCAACAGTCGGTGATGTTTAGAGGAACTGTACGCTCCAACGTCGCATACGGCGGTAAGGCAACAAAAGATACCAGCACGGAACAGACTCTCGAAGATGTCAAGCACGCATCGTCAGTCGCACAAGCCACAGAATTTGTGGAACAATTGCCTGAATCCTACGAAGCACCAGTTGCTCAAGGGGGTTCTAACTTTTCAGGTGGGCAAAAGCAGAGACTTTCGATTGCTCGTGCCGTCTGGAGCAAACCCGAGATTCTAGTCTTTGATGATTCTTTCTCAGCGTTGGATTTCAAGACCGATCGAGAAGTACGTGACGCTCTTGCCAAAAACGCAGCTGACAGCACCATGCTGATTGTTGCGCAACGTATAGGCACGATTATGGATGCTGACCAGATCATGGTGCTCGATGAGGGCAAAGTAGTAGGTCTCGGCACTCATAAAGAGTTACTCAACACCTGCGCGGTGTATAAGCAAATTGCACAAAGCCAGCTCAGCGAAAAAGAGCTGACTGCATGA